Below is a window of Leisingera sp. S132 DNA.
CTCCATCCAGGCATGCCTTTCGATGAAGGTGCTGTTCGGCATGGCGCTTCGGCAGACGACAGGCTTCGTCGAGAGCCTGTTGCGGCTGGTCGGCCTCGACTGGTCGGTGCCCGACTTCAGCACGCTGAGCCGCCGTCAGAAGACCCTGGCCGTGAACATCCCGTATCGCGGGTCGAAGGGCCCACTGCACCTGCTGATCCCCTCTCGTGACATCACTGCGTGATGCACTGCCGGGCAGCGGACAGCACGGGCATCAAGGTCGAGGGCGAAGGCGAGCGGCACGCCCGCAAGCATGGCGGTCCCAAGCGGCGCGTCTGGCGCAAGATCCACTTGGGGATTGATGAGGAAACGCTGGAGGTTCGGGCCGTAGAGATCACAGGGACCATATCGGCGATGCGCCGGTGTTACCCGGCCTGCTCAACCAGATCCCGGCGTACGAGCAGATCAGCAGCGTCACTGCCGACGGTGCCTGCGACACCCGCAAATGCCACGATGCAATCGCTGACCGCGGCGCCCACGCTGTCATCCCGCCCCGCAAGAACGCCAAACCGTGGAAGACCGTCACCGCCGGCGCGGTCGCACGAAACGAAGCACTGCGGGCATCGAAATACCTCGGTCGTGCCCTCTGGCGACGATGGAGCGGATACCACCGCCGAAGCCGCGTCGAAACGAAGATGCATTGCGTGAAACTGCTGGGGCAGCGCCTCATGGCGCGGGACTTCGACCGACAGGTCGCGGAGCTTCAGGTCCGTATCGCCGTTCTGAACGGCTACACTGCGCTCGGCATCCCTGTCACAGAGCCCGTGGGATAAGTCTGCCCGGGGAAAGGGGAACACCGGCCATCAGCCCATCAGCCGATTTGTGCAACAGAGCCCACTTAACCTAAAATTATTTTTTGCCGGATATCCGGGAGTCAAAGAGGAGAAGCCTCGACACCCCGGTTCTGGAGAATCCGCCGAATGTACTTTGAATCGCACAACCAGCCGGACTCCGGTCAGGAGACCCGCCCGCTGGTGACCGTATTCTGCGCTGTCTGGCACAAACAGGAAGACAAGCTGGAACTGCTGCGTTCGCATTGGGAAAACCTGAAAGCACAGTCCATCCCGGTCGAGCCCTGCTACATCTTCGACAATGGCGACCAGGCCCCGGACTGGCTTGAGGCGCCCTGGCACTCCTTTTCGGAACCGCTGACCATCTACGAAGCCTGGGCCGCAGGGGCCGCGCTGGCCCGCACCCGGTATGCCATGAACCTCAACATGGACGACCGGCTGGCCACAGGCGCTGCGCAGGAACTCGCTGAGACCGCGATGGTTACCAAATCCGCCCTGATCGGGGGGGATTGGCTGATTTCCTTCGGCCGGGAGCACCTTGCCCAGGATTTCCCGGTATCTGGCTACACAGATACGCAATTCCTGCCCGACTGGCCGCCCCGCCCCTGCGAAGGATTGCGGCTGGGCAGCGGGTCCGGCGAGCGCGGCACCTACGGCGCTGCAACCATGTGGGACCTGGAGATGGTGGGTAAATGGTATCCCACCTACTTCAGCAACGGCGAACCGGTCCTGTCGGTTGGCGATGCCATTTTCTGGAAAGTCCTGCAGGACAAGCAGCTGAAACTGACCCGGCTGCCCAGGATCATCGGACGCTATTATTCAAGTCCGAACGCGCAGGCCGAATTCCGGCCGCACAAGGACAATGAACTTCTGAAATCGCACGGGCTGAGCACCCGGTCCTTTGCCGACGCGGTGTTGAGCGGCGACTTCTCCTGGCATGGCAGGCTGCAGGCCACTGCCCAAAAGCAGCCGCGCAACAAAGTTGAGAAGGCAAGCGCCGATTTGGAAGCCCGCTACCGCAAAATCTTCGGCCTGCCCGCGCAGCAGGTTGCAGCGGAGTAACGATGGCTGCGAAAATTTATATCACGGGCAGCGGCGGGATCGTCGGGCGCCATGCGCTCAAGGCCCTGGCTGAGCTTGCCCCCGTCGCCGAAGTGATCCGCAACACAGCGGACCTGACAAGCCTCCCCGAAACCGCTGCAGCCATAGCGGCAGCCGGGCCGCTGGACCTGGTCATTCACCTTGCCGCGATGGTGCCGGTTGCGCAGGTCAATGCGGACCCGGCCAGAGCGTACGCGGTCAATGCGGGCGGCACGATGAACCTGCTGTCGGCCCTGGCGGGCTCCTCTGCCCGGATGCTCTTGTGCTCATCCAGCCATGTCTACGCCAGCCAGGACACCCCGATCGCGGAGACAGCGGAAACCACACCCGTTTCCGTCTACGGGCAGAGCAAGCTGATAGCCGAACAGGCCGCGCTGGAGATCTGCGCCGCCGCAAACCGTTCGCTCTGCATTGGCCGGCTGTTCTCCATCCATGACCCGGAACAAACCGGCAGCTACCTGCGGCCCTCGCTGGAAAACAGGTTTGCCGGGGCCGACCCGGAGGCCGACTTTGAACTCTATGGCGCGGAAGGGCTGCGCGATTTCCTGACCGCGCGCGACGCTGCCCGCTACCTGGTGCGGCTGGCGTTGTCGGATGCGGAGGGGGTGGTGAACGTGGCCTCCGGCAAGCCAATCACGGTTGCCGGCTTTGCCCAGTCGCTGGCGCCGTTCCCGCTCAAGATCACTCCCCTGGGGCAAAGCAACAACCTGGTGGCCGACGTGTCGCGCCTCCATGAGATACTCGGAGACAGTAATGCCTGAACAGATTTCCATCGTTATCCCGACCTTCAACCGGGCGGAGATGCTGCCAAAGGCCATCGACAGCGCGCTGGCGCAAACCCGCCCCTGCGAGGTGATCGTGGTGGATCACGGCTCCACCGACAACACGCCGGAGGTGGCGGCGGGCTATGGCAGCAAGATCACCTATGTGCGCCGCGAGCGCGATTTCGGCCCGCATTTCTGCTGGCTCGAAGGGGTGCTGCACGCCACCGGCGACTATGTCCATCTTCAGTATGACGACGACTGGATCCACCCGACCTTCATCGAGAAATGCGCAGACCTGCTGAAGGGTGATGTCGGCTTTGCCTTCACCGGCGCGGAGGTTGTCGATGATGCAACCGGCAACCAGATGATGACCCAGTTCCTGGACTGGCTGCCCGATACAGGCATCTTTGAAAACCGCCTGGCGGAAGAGAAGATCGTCGGCTCTCTGATATCTCCGGGTGCCGCGGTTTTCCGCCGCCAGATCCTGATCGACGCGCTTTATCAGGGCCGCCTGCCGCTGCAGGGCCATGAATACCATGGCGTTGGCCCCGACATCTTTGCCTCGCTTTTGTCGATGCTGCGCTACCCCAAGGTCGGTTTCGTCAAGGAGCCGCTGGCCAGCTTCCGCGCCCATGACGGCAGCATCACGATCGATGCCTTCAAGGACCAGCAGAAGAAGGCAAACATCGCCGCCGCCTATAATGAGGTGCGCCACTATTACGTAGAACTGAAGGCCATGCAGGCCGTGCGGGAGGCGCGCGCATGAACATGCATTCACCCAAACCGGTGACCCTGGCCGAAGACACCATCTCACAGGCTGAGCTTGAGGCCACCGCGGACTGGATGCTGGCCGGAAACCGGCTGACCAAGGACAAGCTGACAGTGGAATTCGAACGCGAATTCGCGGACTGGATGGGCTGCAATCACGCGGTGTTCGTCAATTCCGGGTCTTCGGCCAACCTGCTGATGATCTATGCCGCCAAGGAAGCTGGCCGGTTGCGCAACAACAAGGTGATTGCCCCGGCCGTGAGCTGGGTCACCACGGTGTCGCCGCTGATGCAGCTCGGCTTTGACGTGCGGCTTTGCGATTGCGACCCGGACAATCTGGGCCTCGACCTCAACCATCTGGAGGAGCTCTGCCGGACCGAGGCGCCGTCGATGCTCATTCTGGTGCATGTGCTGGGCCACGCAAACCACATGAAGGAAATCCAGGCGATTTGCGACCGCTACGGCATCCTGCTGCTGGAAGACAGCTGCGAGGCGCTGGGATCGACATACGGAGACCGCAAGCTGGGCTGCCACGGCGCGGCGGGCAGCTTCTCCTTCTATTACGGCCACCACATTTCCACCATCGAAGGCGGCATGGTCGTGACCGACGATCCGGAACTGCACCAGGTGATGCTGTCGCTGCGCTCCCACGGCTGGAGCCGGGACCTGGACCCGCAACGCCGCGAGCGGCTGAAAAGCCAGCACAAGATTGACGAGTTCCGCAATTTCTACACTTTCTACCATGCCGGCTTCAATTTGCGCTCCACCGACCTGCAAGCCTTCATCGGGCGGATGCAGCTGAAGAAACTGGACGGCATCTGCAGCGTCCGGTCGCAGAACTTCGACTGTTACGCCGAAGCACTGACCGGCTTTTACAAGCAGACAAGCGATACCAGGCTTCTGTCGTCCTTTGCCTACGGCACGCTGGTCGAGAACCGGATGGAGGTTTTCGAGACGCTGAAAGCGCATCAGATCGAATGCCGGCCGCTGATCTGCGGCAACATCGCCCGCCACCCGTTCTGGGTGCGGGAATACGGCGAGCAGATCCTGCCCAACGCGGATCTGGTGCATGAGTACGGCATCTATCTGCCAAACCACCACAACCTGAGCCGCGCTGATGCCAGCCGGGTTGCATCTGTCTTTGCGTCGGTGGCCCGGCCCAAGGACATGCAGCCGGCCTCAGCCTGACAAACACGAGCCCCCTATCGGCCCCCCTCACAGAACACGGCGGAGAACACGCTATGAAAAAAGCTCTGATCACAGGTGTCACCGGACAAGACGGTTCCTATCTGGCGGAACTGCTGCTGGAAAAAGGCTATGAGGTGCACGGCATCAAACGGCGCGCCTCGTCGTTCAATACCCAGCGCATCGACCACATCTACCAGGACCCGCATACCGATCATGCCCGGTTCAGGCTGCACTATGGCGATCTGACCGACACCTCGAACCTGACCCGCATCATGCGGGAGGTTGAGCCGGACGAGGTCTATAACCTCGGCGCGCAGAGCCATGTGGCAGTCTCTTTTGAGGCGCCGGAATACACTGCGGATGTGGACGGTATCGGCACCCTGCGCCTCCTGGAAGCGATCCGGTTCCTCGGCCTCGAGAAAACAACCCGCTTCTACCAGGCCTCGACTTCGGAACTCTACGGCCTGGTGCAGGAAACCCCGCAGCGCGAGACCACACCATTCTATCCGCGCTCGCCTTACGCGGTGGCCAAGCTCTACAGCTACTGGATCACCGTGAACTACCGCGAGGCCTATGGCATGTATGCCTGCAATGGCATCCTGTTCAACCACGAGAGCCCCCGCCGCGGCGAAACTTTTGTCACCCGCAAGATCACCCGCGGTCTCGCCAACATTGCACAAGGGCTGGAGCCCTGCCTCTACATGGGCAATATCCACGCGCTGCGCGACTGGGGCCATGCGCGCGACTATGTGCGGATGCAGTGGATGATGCTGCAGCAGGAAGCCGCCGATGATTTTGTCATCGCAACCGGCCAGCAGTACACAGTGCGCCAGTTCATCCAATGGGCAGCCGCCGAACTGGGCATCATGCTGGAGTTTTCCGGCACCGGGGTTGAGGAGATTGCCACCGTTGCCGCCATTGAGGGCGACCAGGCCCCGGCGCTCAAACCCGGCGACGTGGTGATGCGGATCGACCCGCGCTATTTCCGCCCGGCAGAGGTGGAAACGCTGCTGGGTGATCCCAGCAAGGCCAAGGAGAAACTCGGCTGGGTGCCGGAAATCACGGTGAAGGAAATGTGCGCGGAAATGATTGCCGAGGACTTGCATACAGCCCGCCGCCATGCGCTGCTCAAGGAGCACGGCTACGAAATGCCGGTCTCTCTGGAGGACTGAACGCATGAAGATCTTTGTGGCGGGTCACCGTGGCATGGTGGGCAGCGCAATTCTGCGCCGGCTCGCCGCACGCCAGGCCAACGGCGAACCGCTGGAGCTGCTCACCCGCAGCTCAGCCGAACTGGATCTGACCGATCAGCAGGCCGTGTCCCGCTTCATGCAGGCAGAGCGGCCGGACCGGGTCATTCTGGCAGCCGCAAGGGTTGGCGGCATTCATGCCAACAACACCTACCCCGCGCAGTTCATCTACGAAAATCTGATGATCCAGTGCAATGTGATCCACGCCGCCTATGCGGCCGGCGTGCACAGCCTCCTGCAGCTGGGATCTTCCTGCATCTACCCCAGGGAGGCCGCACCGCCGATCCGGGAAGATCAGCTTCTGTCCGGCCCGCTGGAGCCGACAAATGAGCCCTATGCGATCGCCAAGATCGCGGGCATCAAGTTGTGTGAAAGCTATAACCGCCAGTACGGCACCGACTACCGGTCGGTTATGCCGACCAACCTTTACGGCCCCGGCGACAATTTTCACCCGGAAAACTCGCATGTGCTGCCTGCGCTGATCCGCCGCTTTCACGAGGCGGTGCGCGACAGCCGCGAAGAAGTGGTGATCTGGGGCAGCGGCACCCCTCAGCGCGAGTTTCTGCATGTCGACGACATGGCCGCGGCCTCGCTGTTCGTGATGGACCTGCCCGCGGAAATCTACCAGAGGGAAACCAGCCCGATGCTCTCGCATATCAATGTCGGCACCGGTCAGGCTTTGGAGATCCGTTCCCTTGCAGAAATGATCGCGCGCATCACCGGTTTTCAGGGCCGCCTCGTGTTCGACAGGTCCAAACCGGACGGCACCATGCAGAAGCTGACCGATGTGTCACGCCTCTCGCGCCTCGGCTGGACCGCCTCTATTCCCCTCGAAGACGGGATCGCCGGCACCTACGACTGGTTCCTGCAGCAGGACCCGGCTGCGCTGCGCAGCAAGTAGGAGCGCGGGGCCGGCAAAGCGGCCCCCGGCGCCGATCCCGAAACTTCAGGCCTTCAGCTTGAAGCGCTGGATCTTGCCGGTCTCGGTCTTCGGCAGCGCCTGCGTGAACACCACGGACCGCGGATATTTATAAGGCGCGATGGTGTCCTTCACATGATCCTGCAGCAGCTTGGCCAGCGCCTCCGACGGCGCCTGCCCTTCGGCCAGCACCACATGTGCCTGCACGATCTCGCCGCGCGCCTCATCCGGCACCCCAATGACTGCGCATTCCGCCACTGCCGCATGCGCCAGCAGCGCCGCCTCCACCTCAGGGCCTGCAATATTGTAGCCGGAGGAGACGATCATGTCGTCATTCCGGGCCGCAAAATGCAGGTACCCGTCCGCGTCCCGGATGAAACTGTCGCCGGTGATGTTCCAGCCGTCCTGCACGTATTCCGCCTGCCGCTCATCCGCCAGATACCGGCAGCCGGTTGGCCCCTTGACCGCCAGCCGCCCGGCCGCGCCGCGGGGCGCTTCGTTGCCGTCCGCATCCAGTACCTTCACCTGGTACCCCGTGACCGGCTTGCCGGTGCAGGCGGGCCGGTGATCGCTGAACCGGTTGGTGATGAAGATATGCAGAAGCTCCGTCGCGCCGATCCCGTCCAGCATCGGCTTGCCGGTCTTGTCGATCCATTCCTGATAGACTGGCGCCGGCAACGTCTCCCCCGCTGAGACCGCCGCCCGGAGCGAGGACAGATCCGCGCCCTCCTCCATCGCCCGCAGCATCACGCGGTACGCCGTCGGCGCAGTGAAGCAAACCGTGGCCTTGTATTTCTCGATGATCTCGATGAGGTTCGGCGGCGTGGCATTCTCCAAGAGCGTCGCCGCTGCCCCAAACCGCAGCGGGAAGATCGCCAGCCCGCCCAGACCGAAGGTAAAGGCCAGCGGCGGCGAGCCGACAAACACGTCCTCCGGCTGCACATCCAGCACTTCGCGCGCATAGCCGTCGGCAATGATCAGCAAATCGCGGTGGAAGTGCATCGTCGCCTTGGGCGATCCGGTGGTGCCGGACGTGAACCCCAAGAGCGCCACATCATCGCGGCCCGTTTTCACGGCTTCATAGGCAACAGGTTTCTCCAGCGCCAGCCGGTCCAGCTCCGCATCATGGTTGGAGGTGCCGTCAAAACCCACAACCGTTTTAAGGAATTTCGATTCCTTGGCACAGGCGACCAGCTCATCCTTCAGCCTGGTGTCGCACAGCGCGTGGGAGATCTCCGCCTTGTCGACGATTTTGGCCAGCTCCCCCTTGCGCAGCAGCGGCATGGTGTTGACCACCACCGCGCCCGCCTTGGTCGCCGCCAGCCAGCAGGCCACCATCGCCGGATTGTTGGCAGAGCGGATCAGCACCCGGTTGCCGGGCTTCACGCCCAGGTCCTCGCTCAGCACATGCGCCAGCCGGTTGGTCCAGTCTGCCAGCTCCTTATAGGTGCGGTAGCGGCCGTTGCCGATCAGCGCGGTATGGTCGCCAAATCCTTTTTCGACCATCGCATCGGTCAGTTCGACCGCAGCGTTCAGGTGTTCCGGGTACTGAAACCCTTCCAGCAGGAATTCCGGCCACTGGTCCACGGGCGGCAGGTTGTCCCGGGCGAACGTGTCCACATGCGCGGTTGGTCCCAGCATCTCACTTCCCTCCCTGAAAGGCGCCGAGCGCCTGGCGCGCGATCACCACCCGCTGCACGTCCGAGGCGCCCTCGTAAATGCGGAGGGCCCGGATATCGCGGTAAAGCTCCTCCACCTTCTGGCCACGGCGCACGCCGTCACCGCCATGCAGCTGCACCGCCTTGTCGATGACTTGCTGCGCCTGATCGGTGGAAAACAGTTTGGCCATTGCCGCCTCGCGTGTGACCCGCGCAGCCCCTGAATCCTTGGCCCAGGCCGCACGGTAGACCAGCAGCGCGCTTGCATCCACATCCAGCGCCATATCGGCGATATGCCCCTGCACCATCTGCAGATCGAACAGCGGCGCGCCCTGCACCTGCCGCGCGGTTACCCGCGCCAGCGCCTCGTCCAGCGCCCGGCGGGCAAAGCCCAGCGCGGCAGCCGCCACGGTTGAGCGGAACACATCCAGCACCGACATCGCGATCTTGAAGCCCGCGCCCGGCTGCCCCAGCAGCGCCGATTTCGGGATCCGGCAATCCGTGAACCGCAGCGTTGCCAGCGGATGCGGCGCGATGGTTTCCAGCCGTTCCACGACCTCGAACCCCGGCAGGCCGGCCGGCACAATGAAGGCGCTCAGCCCCTTCGCTCCCGGCGCCTCGCCAGTGCGGGCAAACAGCGTATAGATATCTGCAATGCCGCCATTGGAGATCCAGGTCTTCTCGCCGTTCAGCACGTAAGTGTCGCTGTCCAGCGTGGCGGTCATGGTGGAGTTCGCCACATCCGACCCAGACTGCGGCTCCGTCAGGGCAAACGCCGAAATTGCCTTGCCCGCGCGCGTGAGCGGCAGCCATTCCTGCTGCTGCGCCTCGGTGCCAAACAGCGAGACCGCGCCGGTGCCCAGCCCCTGCATGGCAAAGGCAAAATCCGCCAGCCCGTCATGGCGCGCCAGCGTCTCGCGGATCAGGCACAGGCTGCGCACATCCAGCTTCTCGCCCGTCATGGCGCCGGAATGCTGCGTCCAGCCGCCCTCACCCAGTGCGGCGACCAGTGCCCGGCAGGCAGCATCGGTGTCTGAATGATCAATGCCCGCCAGCTGCGCCGCGGCCCAGGCCTCCAGCTCCTCCGCCAGCGCCCGGTGCCGGTCCTCAAAGAACGGCCAGCTCAGAAACGTCCTGTCCGCCATCCTGCGGCCCTCCCTCTTTC
It encodes the following:
- a CDS encoding glycosyltransferase family 2 protein — its product is MYFESHNQPDSGQETRPLVTVFCAVWHKQEDKLELLRSHWENLKAQSIPVEPCYIFDNGDQAPDWLEAPWHSFSEPLTIYEAWAAGAALARTRYAMNLNMDDRLATGAAQELAETAMVTKSALIGGDWLISFGREHLAQDFPVSGYTDTQFLPDWPPRPCEGLRLGSGSGERGTYGAATMWDLEMVGKWYPTYFSNGEPVLSVGDAIFWKVLQDKQLKLTRLPRIIGRYYSSPNAQAEFRPHKDNELLKSHGLSTRSFADAVLSGDFSWHGRLQATAQKQPRNKVEKASADLEARYRKIFGLPAQQVAAE
- a CDS encoding NAD(P)-dependent oxidoreductase, which translates into the protein MAAKIYITGSGGIVGRHALKALAELAPVAEVIRNTADLTSLPETAAAIAAAGPLDLVIHLAAMVPVAQVNADPARAYAVNAGGTMNLLSALAGSSARMLLCSSSHVYASQDTPIAETAETTPVSVYGQSKLIAEQAALEICAAANRSLCIGRLFSIHDPEQTGSYLRPSLENRFAGADPEADFELYGAEGLRDFLTARDAARYLVRLALSDAEGVVNVASGKPITVAGFAQSLAPFPLKITPLGQSNNLVADVSRLHEILGDSNA
- a CDS encoding glycosyltransferase family 2 protein, whose translation is MPEQISIVIPTFNRAEMLPKAIDSALAQTRPCEVIVVDHGSTDNTPEVAAGYGSKITYVRRERDFGPHFCWLEGVLHATGDYVHLQYDDDWIHPTFIEKCADLLKGDVGFAFTGAEVVDDATGNQMMTQFLDWLPDTGIFENRLAEEKIVGSLISPGAAVFRRQILIDALYQGRLPLQGHEYHGVGPDIFASLLSMLRYPKVGFVKEPLASFRAHDGSITIDAFKDQQKKANIAAAYNEVRHYYVELKAMQAVREARA
- a CDS encoding DegT/DnrJ/EryC1/StrS aminotransferase family protein — its product is MNMHSPKPVTLAEDTISQAELEATADWMLAGNRLTKDKLTVEFEREFADWMGCNHAVFVNSGSSANLLMIYAAKEAGRLRNNKVIAPAVSWVTTVSPLMQLGFDVRLCDCDPDNLGLDLNHLEELCRTEAPSMLILVHVLGHANHMKEIQAICDRYGILLLEDSCEALGSTYGDRKLGCHGAAGSFSFYYGHHISTIEGGMVVTDDPELHQVMLSLRSHGWSRDLDPQRRERLKSQHKIDEFRNFYTFYHAGFNLRSTDLQAFIGRMQLKKLDGICSVRSQNFDCYAEALTGFYKQTSDTRLLSSFAYGTLVENRMEVFETLKAHQIECRPLICGNIARHPFWVREYGEQILPNADLVHEYGIYLPNHHNLSRADASRVASVFASVARPKDMQPASA
- the gmd gene encoding GDP-mannose 4,6-dehydratase, with the protein product MKKALITGVTGQDGSYLAELLLEKGYEVHGIKRRASSFNTQRIDHIYQDPHTDHARFRLHYGDLTDTSNLTRIMREVEPDEVYNLGAQSHVAVSFEAPEYTADVDGIGTLRLLEAIRFLGLEKTTRFYQASTSELYGLVQETPQRETTPFYPRSPYAVAKLYSYWITVNYREAYGMYACNGILFNHESPRRGETFVTRKITRGLANIAQGLEPCLYMGNIHALRDWGHARDYVRMQWMMLQQEAADDFVIATGQQYTVRQFIQWAAAELGIMLEFSGTGVEEIATVAAIEGDQAPALKPGDVVMRIDPRYFRPAEVETLLGDPSKAKEKLGWVPEITVKEMCAEMIAEDLHTARRHALLKEHGYEMPVSLED
- a CDS encoding GDP-L-fucose synthase — translated: MKIFVAGHRGMVGSAILRRLAARQANGEPLELLTRSSAELDLTDQQAVSRFMQAERPDRVILAAARVGGIHANNTYPAQFIYENLMIQCNVIHAAYAAGVHSLLQLGSSCIYPREAAPPIREDQLLSGPLEPTNEPYAIAKIAGIKLCESYNRQYGTDYRSVMPTNLYGPGDNFHPENSHVLPALIRRFHEAVRDSREEVVIWGSGTPQREFLHVDDMAAASLFVMDLPAEIYQRETSPMLSHINVGTGQALEIRSLAEMIARITGFQGRLVFDRSKPDGTMQKLTDVSRLSRLGWTASIPLEDGIAGTYDWFLQQDPAALRSK
- a CDS encoding AMP-binding protein gives rise to the protein MLGPTAHVDTFARDNLPPVDQWPEFLLEGFQYPEHLNAAVELTDAMVEKGFGDHTALIGNGRYRTYKELADWTNRLAHVLSEDLGVKPGNRVLIRSANNPAMVACWLAATKAGAVVVNTMPLLRKGELAKIVDKAEISHALCDTRLKDELVACAKESKFLKTVVGFDGTSNHDAELDRLALEKPVAYEAVKTGRDDVALLGFTSGTTGSPKATMHFHRDLLIIADGYAREVLDVQPEDVFVGSPPLAFTFGLGGLAIFPLRFGAAATLLENATPPNLIEIIEKYKATVCFTAPTAYRVMLRAMEEGADLSSLRAAVSAGETLPAPVYQEWIDKTGKPMLDGIGATELLHIFITNRFSDHRPACTGKPVTGYQVKVLDADGNEAPRGAAGRLAVKGPTGCRYLADERQAEYVQDGWNITGDSFIRDADGYLHFAARNDDMIVSSGYNIAGPEVEAALLAHAAVAECAVIGVPDEARGEIVQAHVVLAEGQAPSEALAKLLQDHVKDTIAPYKYPRSVVFTQALPKTETGKIQRFKLKA
- a CDS encoding acyl-CoA dehydrogenase family protein, whose amino-acid sequence is MADRTFLSWPFFEDRHRALAEELEAWAAAQLAGIDHSDTDAACRALVAALGEGGWTQHSGAMTGEKLDVRSLCLIRETLARHDGLADFAFAMQGLGTGAVSLFGTEAQQQEWLPLTRAGKAISAFALTEPQSGSDVANSTMTATLDSDTYVLNGEKTWISNGGIADIYTLFARTGEAPGAKGLSAFIVPAGLPGFEVVERLETIAPHPLATLRFTDCRIPKSALLGQPGAGFKIAMSVLDVFRSTVAAAALGFARRALDEALARVTARQVQGAPLFDLQMVQGHIADMALDVDASALLVYRAAWAKDSGAARVTREAAMAKLFSTDQAQQVIDKAVQLHGGDGVRRGQKVEELYRDIRALRIYEGASDVQRVVIARQALGAFQGGK